Part of the Candidatus Bathyarchaeota archaeon genome is shown below.
ATGCTGCCGCCGTGGCTTGAGAGACATGAGAACGTGAAGGTTGAAGAGCTCGAGAGGCGGATCATAGAGGTTGAGGGTGAGAGCGTCGAAATCAACCTTTACGGTGAAGGTCTGAAGGGTCGAAAGAGAATATTAGTTGTTGGGGAAGTGAAGTCTAGGATCCATCAGAGAGATGTCAGGGAATTCGCTGGCAAGATTGAGAAGATAAGGAGGGTGGTGAAGGCGAATGTTTTCCCAGTAATGTTCGGATACTGGGTGCATCCGGCAGCGACCTCCTTGGGTAAGAGCCTAAACATCCGCCTCGTCGCATCATACCAAAGGTGAGCTAAACCCTAATGGTCGACTGTCTTCTATCTCAGATCTACGCTTCAGTTCAAAGAGTGCCAAAGAATGATTTTCAAGTAGTCTATGAAAAATGGGATGAACATGTAGCGGAGTTGATTCCTCGCTCCTATTTTTTAAAAGGCCCGATTGCGTATAGCAGATTATCCAAATACATCATAAGTATTATTCATCAATACTTGAATAGTAAAAAATCGGAGAGAGTGCCCACATTCATATGTCGCGCATCTTATCGCTTATCTTCGGGCATGTGAGTATCTATCTCTCGCAGTATTCTCGCCAACAGCTTTGGTTCGATTCTGAAGCCTTTACTCACTAGTGCCAGCATCATTTCTTTTGTTTCGGTTCTATCAATTAATTTCTCTCTGAAGGCTTTCATAACGACATATATTGTCCCTTTTACTTTTAGACCAAATGTCTCAGCGAAGGCTCTTCCGCTGGATTCATCCATCAATAGTAACGCGTCTGTTTTGCGTGCCAGTATTATGGCTTGCGCCTCTCCTACATGGATTTCGAAGGCCTTTTTCATCATCTTTTCGCGGAGCTCAGTCTCTCTTTCATTCAACTTTAAGATTTTTATCCAGCCTTGGTCGATGCATTCTTTTATGGCGAGCGCATCACTGAACCCTTCTTGTAAGCTCCTTTCGACGACTTCTTTGTAAACTTCCTCTGGGATAATTACTTCGTCGAAAAGTTTTTTCAGCAATGTGATTCTGCCTACTTTTGAAAGCCATATTAGAGGGCTTGTGTTGGAGACTATGGGCAAAGGAGTGCTCCTCACTTAAGCCTTCAAATCCTCTTCTAAATCATGCTCTGAGTATTGGATGAGAACGCCTCTCTCAGCCAAAATCTTATAGAGGTTCCACAAAGATACGCCAGCCAGATGAGCTGCCTTCCAGCCAGTAATTTGTCCTCTACGATACAGCTCAACGGCATGGTCTAGGTTCTTTTCTTTGACGCCGTGTTCTAGAATCTCGCGTATCAAGGCGGATCTGTCTTTTCCTTCTTTCTCCGCTAATTCGCGAAGTTTCTTTATGGTTTCACGAGGTAATCTTAGGCTGATTGTTTCAGACAAGGAACCACCGTGATACAATATATATCAATCGTATCATATAAACCATACCGAATGCCATGTCTTTCCAACGAAGGAATACCTCAACTCACCCATAATTATCCATCCTTCTGGGCATTATCAATACACGTAAAGCAAGGTTCTTTGTCAAAAACAGCCTAGAATCAAACCCTAATTGGTAAAATGGCGCCGGGAGTGGGATTTGAACCCACGAGGCCCCAAGGGACCACAGGCTGTCAAGCCCCTTCTCCAGGCTTGGGCTCAATGCTGGATCTGCCCCGTACCAGGCTCGGGAATCCCGGCTGCTACACTTGCGTATTGATTATGTTCTTTCAGAAATATTTGGTTTGAGGTTAAAAGTTCTATTTATCTTCCTCTTCCCTTCCATTCTTTCGGATATGTTCCAGCGCGCATTATAACCCTTCTTGTCTTCGCAGCTATGCCTCTATCAGCCTCCATTATCTTCTCCGTCGACATTGTGGCTTCGCCTAAGGCAACCACTTCGCCTTTCAATGTCATGATCGCCACAGGTTCTTCAGGCTCTATTCCAGTCTCCAACCTCACTATTCCAGGTATTGCGAGTTCGGCTCCATGACATATTGCATCGACCGCTGAGTCTCTGACGTAGATTTTAGGTATATGTTTGAAGGCTTCCTCGACAGGCCTGATCATAATCCTTAGCATCTGCTCGTCATTTTCCTCTGTTAGTCTCCTCTTCGCCTCCTGTAATTCTTGGAGTGTGCAGTTATGTTCATCTTCCGTGAACGGCCCTGTTCTTGTTCTCCTCAACTCCCTCATATGTGCTCCACAACCTAGGGCTTCACCTATGTCTGAGCAGAGTTTCCTGATGTATGTCCCTGCTTGGCAGGCTACTTTGAATAGGACTCTCCTACCATCTATCTCAAGTAGGTTTATCCTGTATATTCTCCTCTTCCTGATTGTTCTCTTAACCGATGCTCTGACAGGTGGCTTCTGGTAAATCTCCCCAGTGAACTCCTCCAATATTTTTCTAATATCTTCTTCCGGAAGATCCTCATGTAGCTGCATCAGGCAGACATATTCTTTCCCTGAATGTATGAAGACAGGTAGGGCTTTCGTCGCTTCCTCGAGGGCTACGGGCAAGACTCCTGTGACCATGGGGTCTCCCCGGCAACTTCAGCCTCTAGGGTTCCACCATGGCCTGCATGTGAGACCCCAAGAATATTCTTCACCCATGCGACTACTTGGTGGCTTGAAGGGTTAGGTGGCTTGTCAAGATTCACTATTCCAAGTTTTATATGTTCACTTATTGTCCTCTCACTCGGCCTCCTACCATATCTAGGGTCTGTCTCAACCTCAGCCAGTACTTTGACCTCTCTCTCAATCTCCCAGCTTGGTTGTTTACTCATCTGCATGGCCTTTCTCAAGTTTTGATTTTGTCTGTCTACTCTTCTTCTTGGCAGGTTGGGGTTGACCCTTCCTCTGTAGGATTTGGGCAACCTCCTCGTCGCTTGAACCCTTCCTCACATCTATCTTCTCCCCTGTCGGCTCCAAATGTTTTATGTTTGCCCTCCTTCTCTTCACACCTGTCAATTCAGGTGGCCCAGTGACCAGGACGAAATTCTTGTCTATCGTATCTATTACGACGCATCTTCGACCCTTCTCCCTACCGTAGGTTTTGACGCATACTGCTCCAACCTCTATCATGCTCAGACTCTTCTCCTCCTCTCTTTGAGTGTCTGAATGTAGTCGTCTACTATTTTATTAAGAATTTTCTTCATCTCCTCCAGTGGGTATAGGTTTGTGTCGACTATGAGGTCGTATATTGAAGGGTCTGCCACATCTATATTGTAGATCTTCATGTATCTCTTCTTCTCAGCCTCCTCCCTAGCCAGGGTTGAGGCTTCAGCCTCTTGGAAGGTTAAATTCTCTCTCTCAGCTATTCTTCTGATCCTCACATCTTTTGGAGCTATTAGTAGGATCTTCAGGTCTGCTTTTCCGTCAACCATCCATGCTGCTAGTTGGCCGTCCAATATTACGTCTCCCCTCTCAGCCTCCTGAACGATTCTGTTATCTATCTCCCTGTCTATTGTAGGGTCTGCCTCAGCAAGTTCAGCAAGACCTTCGAGACTCAGATTCTTCTCTTCAGCTAGTCTCCTGAATAGGTCTCCTGCAGAGACATGTCTTAAACCTAAATGTTCAGCCAAGGCTTTCGAATACGTTGTCTTTCCTGTTCCATGTAGACCCCCAACTGTGATTACTATTCCCATATCCTATCAACCGTAGTCTTCAAAGTGAGGTTGATCTTCGGTTCAACTCATCTCAGGGTTTGCTCCGAGAAGCCTAGACATCGGTAGGCTCATCGCTAGGGAGCATATTATGTACCATGATATGAATGGGAGTTTCTCACCCAGCAGGTATGGGAATGTGAAAGGTGAGAGTGCTACCGTAGTGTCTTGGAAGAAGCTGCTCAGAATGTAGAATATTATCCAGAATGGTCCAATATATGTGAGGCTGACCTTCATCCTATCCCAACTCGCCTTCCCCTGCAACTGCATTATTGCCTTCTGCCTCTTCATAACCTTGGCCATCAACTGTTTATTATTCGTCTTCCTTGCAAGTTCATATTCTCTCCTCCAAGCCTTAACCTCCTCCATCACACTCTTCATCCTCTCGACGTCGACGAGAAGTCTGTTCGCCAGGTTAGTTGTCAATGATAGGATGAAGGCTACGGCTGCTATGAATATTGTTGAGTATGGTCTCGGCCCATATGGCTGTAGGGCTGTCATAAGCCATGTCCATAACTGGTCAAACATCTTTACCATGCACCTCCATGATGAGGCTGAGGATCTCTCTTGCTGCTTTAAGCCTTTGCCCCTCAAAATTCTTAACTGTCTTCACCGGAACCCCAGCTATGACTGAACATGCAGCGGCCATCCTCCTGCTCCACTCAATATCCGTTGATACTTCACCGGCTTCATTTTCAATCCTCATCCTGTCCTGGTCTCTTCTCCTCCTCTCCTCAATCTCGGCAGGTTCAGCCTCAACCATGATGATGAGGTTGGGCTTGAGCCTCTTCAGAACATGTTCAGGCAACCCAGGCAAGTATCCTAGACTAGTCTTGACGGCGACATGAGTGTCTACAATTGTGACTTCACCCTCCATTCCAGCTATCTTCTCAGCTGCTTCAAGCTGGATCCTACGCTGCAGGTTTAGATCTTGCCTTCTAATCATATCCCTGTGAAGCTTCTTTCCTTCAGCCTCCAGAAGTCTGCTCATGACCGTTCCGAAATTCACTATTTCAACCTTCAGATTCTCCTGCATAGCAAGTTTCGATAGTTCTTCTAGAACTGTTGATTTGCCAACTCCAGGGGTTCCTGTAACTATTACTCTCAGGGGCATTTCCTACTCGCCGAGGAAGCCTCTCAGGGCTGGGAACATCTCACTCATCCTCTCCTTCACTAGGATCTGGTAGTACTGTTCAAGTATCCCAACCGTCAGAAGTATTCCTGTCCCTGAGCCGAAGGCTCCTAGGAAATCTGCTGAGGCCGCTATGGCTCCTACGGTTGCTCCTCCAAGAACAGTGACTGTGGGTATGTATCTTGAGAGGAGCTGCTGTATCGGTAGACTTGATCTTCTGAAGCCTTCTATCTGCATCCCTGAATCTATCAACTGTTTGGCAACTGTCTTCGGATCCATTCCTCCAACCTCAACCCATGTGACTGAGAAGAATATGCACATCAGGATGAATAGGCCTGCGTATACTGCTGCTCTGAAGGGGTCGCCCAACAGTCCTGTCAGGCTCCTAGGCGGAGCCAGATAATATATTAATCCACCTGTGGGTTCGATGTGGCCTTCTGTAACCTTGTATGTTCCAAGCAGGTTCAGCCAGAAGTTTGTGTTCGTCTGGTTGTATCTCTGCCATAGGATCTGGGTTATGAAGTATATGTTGCCCATCAGGGCCGCTGCAAATATGACTGGGATATTCGATGTGTATAGGAATTTTATTGGGAATGCTCCTCTGAAACCTCGGTACTTCGCATATGAGACTGGTACGCTCACCTTCAACCCGTTCACATATATAACTATGATTACTACTGCGACTGTCGTCAGTAGGCCTACCATGTCCGGTAGGCCTCCACCCCTGTATAGGGCTTTTATCCCTTCACCCAACTGGAGGGACTGGGTGAAAGCTATGAGGGCGCCTAGAAACTTTCCATCCTGCATCGGGCCCATAGGAGCCACCATGTCCCACCATATTCTCTGGGCAACCCCTGCTGCTATGAATAGGCTTATTCCGCTTCCTAGGCCCCAACCCTTCTGAAGCATCTCATCGAGAAGTATCAGTATGAGACCTGAGGCTACTAGTTGGCTGAGGATGGCTATCTGGGTTTGAACCTTCAAGGGTCCGTAGGCTCCTCCCAATATGTAGGCTAAGGCCTCAAATATCGTCATCAGAACAGCCAGGATCTTGCTTGCTCCTGTGAATAGGGATCTGTCCTCAGGGTTTGTCATATCCACATCTATCATCTTCGACCCGCTCAATATTTGGAGTATGAGGCCGCCTGTCACTATAGGGCCTATTCCGAGCTCCATCAGTGTCCCCCTACTCGATGCGAATATGACCCTCAACGCGCCTAGGGGGTCTTGGGCCCCACCCTTACCAACCCCATATAGGGGGACCTCACTCATGATCAGGTATAGGATGAGAGCTATGGCTGTCCAGACGAGTTTCTCATTGAATGTTATTCTCTCAGGCTTCTTGATGTCTGGTAGATATTTTATGAATGGTTTGAAGATTTCGATGAATCTGGGCAAGTTTTACTTGGCCTCTCTAACCTTTAATGTTCCACCTGCCTCCATAATCTTTCTCTTCGCCGCCTCTGAAGCTTCGTTGACCTCTATATTGAGGGGTCTACTGATCCTTCCTCCGCCGAGCAGCTTCACATAGCCGAGCTCTGTAAGGTTTACTACGTCACCTTTTGAACCTGACTCTTCGATGAGCCTCTCAAGTTCGCCGACGTTTATCACCTTCCCCTCATCTTTGAGGGTCTTTGGACTTGTGAAGCCTTTCTTTCTGAGCTCCCAACCGTATCTTAGGACGCTCGGCCATTTATGTTTGAATGTTCCAGCCTTACCTCTTCCACCTCTCATCCCGCCTTTCCTATGTTGACCTGAGCGGCCCCAACCGCATGTTCTCGAACCCCTCATCTTTCTGCTCTTCCTCTTTCTCGTGGCCGTAAGTCTCCACCACCTTCTCCTAGATCATTCTCTCAATAGTCTGTTTGAAAGTTTCTTTTCTATATCCTACTTCCCCACCTCTGCCTTCAGGGTTCTTGAGGCTTCTTTTGAATCCTCCTTTTGGAGGGTGGAGTTTGAATACTGTCTTCAATCCTTTAGCCTCCAAATCTTTAGGTCTCAGTCTCCCTGAAGTCAACATCTCTGCTAGGCTCTGAATGTCGACCCCGAAACTTTCCTTGACATATCCATCGGTGAGGCCTGACCTGGCCTTGAAGAGTTTGGTTAGGATTTGGCTGTTAGCCTCTGACCAGAAAACCCTGTCTTTAACTTTTCTCAGGGCGCCCCTGGTCTCAGGTGTGTCTTCAAATATTTTTGCCATGTTGACTCTTTTCAAGCCTAGTGTCTTGAGAATATTTTCAATATCGTCAGGTACCCCTGCTGAGCCTCTGACTCTGACTGCGAGGAGGCATCCAGCCTTGCTTTGAACTTCCATAGACCTATTCAACCTCTGGAGGGTTCTATTTATCTTCAGGCAACCCAACTCTCGGCTGTGACCATTCTGTATGTGTTTCTCAACGCGTCGTATACTGCGTATGATATTGAGGTTAGGGTTTTGGTTGAGCCGAAGCTTCTCGTCCAACAGTCTCTGATCCCTGCAAGTTCAAGGATTGTCTTGGCCAATTCTCCTCCGACCAAGCCTAAGCCTCGGGGTCCAGGGATTATCTCGATCTCAACGCTTCCACATTTGCCTCTGACCTTGAATGGTAGGGAGTGTGGTAGGTTGCAGCTGCACTCCCAGCTTCCGCATCCCCTCCTAACAGGGATAACCGCCATCTTGGCCTGCAATGTTGCTTTATCTATTGCGTTTCTAACCTGTTTGGCCTTACCTAGACCTACACCTATATATCCGTCACCGTTTCCAACAGCTACTACAGCTCTGAATCTTGAGCTCTCCCCTGCATCTGTCTGTTTCTGGACGAAGCCTATTCCAAGAACCTTCTCCTGCAGGTTCGGTAAGAGAAGGTCCACTATCTCAGGCTCCTGAATCTTCTGTCCCTGCATGAATATCTCGTCTATTGATGTTATCTTACCTTCCTGGACGAGGATGCCTATCTTTGTTTTAGGTGTCCATCCTGCGCCAGCCTGGCTTTGAGGTCTCTCACCCATCTTCTTCACATTTCCTTCCTATATGATTCTAGGATTCTTGTCTTGACCTCCTCGAAATGTTGGGGTAGGTCTTCAGGTTTGAGTCCAGCCTTCAAATATCTTGAGTATCTCCTCTTATACTCTTCAGGGTTCGACGATGTCTCGGCTGCGTATGATGCCACATGCTCACCTTTGATTCTGGCCTCCTCAGGCAGAATGTTCTCGCCGTGCGGTATGTCTAACCCTGAGTCTAGGGCTCCCTTCAAGACTGTGAATACTCTCGATCCTTTTGTGACCCTCCTCAAACCTATGTCGGCAACAGCCTCCTTTATGTTCTTCAGCCCAGCCCTCAACCCTGCGAGTAGGCCTGTGAGATATGCTGCTGGAAGGTTCCCACATCCACCCTTCCAACCGTATTTCTTAGCGAGCTCCATCGAAGTCGCCGAAGCCAAGGTTACGTCTCCTTTCGGTGTCGCCTCCACGATCTGGGCTATCGAATGTTTCCCCGTCACCCTGATGACCAGTCTAGGAAGGTTTGATGTTAGGAGGGCTCTTCTGAGCCTGTAGTCTGTCTTACCTTCTCTCCTCCTTCTGAATGGGAGGTTGTATTTTGGTCCGTGGGCCATCCTCTATCTTCTCCTGATTAGTCCATGGGATTGGAGGTACTCGTTCAAATGTGTTTTACTCTTGAACATTCCACCCTTTGCCATAGGCATCAGTCTCCTGTAGACCTCTCTCGTTATCATCCTCCTGGTCTTCAGCTCTCTCAACCTCATCCTGATAGCTCTTATTCTCTGGATCCAGATTCTCTTCTCCAAGGATTTGGATCCTTCCTTCGAACCTGGTCCTCTACCCTTCTCAACCTCAACTCTACGTCTTCCCCTGCTCACCCCACGTTTGGGTTTGGCTCTTATAACCCCTTCATGGATGAGTCTACGTATCTCATCCTTCGTTATAGCTCCTTCAACCCTGTCCAACTGTTCAGGATCGATCCATATTCTGGATTCGCCGAGATTCATTATCGACGCTGCTAGTCTCCTCTGACTCTTCAGATTCACTTCTGATCAGCCTCCGCTCCACCTAACTCTCCACCGTCAACCCCTTCGGTTTCATGTCGCTGGGTCTGCTCAGGCTCCGTCTCAGTAGGCTGCTCCTGTATTGGTGCTGGTGCTCCTCCAACATTCAGGATCTTGAACCCTAACCTTTGGGCTTGATCGATTATCTCAGCCCTCTTCCTTCCACCTACTCTGTGGCCTATTCTCACCGCATATACTTCAGGGTTTAACCCTTCTAGCTCCTTAACATTGTGTATGAGTCTCTCCCTGTAGCCTGAGGGGTGTAGGCCCCGATATGTCTTCGGCCTCCTGTATCCTACCATAGGCATGGCCGGCCAACCCCTCCTCCTCAATCTGACTCTGCTGGTCTTTCCTCTCGGCCTCCTCCATGACTCTTTCACCCTTACGTAGCGCCAGCTCTCCTGCCTTCTCACCTTTGGTTTAATCCTTCTGAGCCTCATTTTTCTAGGAGCCATTTTCATCTAACCTTTCTCGAAGATGTATATTCCATCCAGGAAGACTCTCTGGTCCTTGTCTTTGATCTTTGTAGCTGCCTCGATATTTGCTGCTGTCTGACTCACATCCTCAATGTTTATCCCTTCAACGGTTATCTCTTCACCTGAGACTTTGACTGAGACGTCTCCTAGAAGCTCAACCTTCCTCGGAGACCTCTCCCCTGTGAAGTTTTCTATGAGTAGGATTCTCTCTTTCTCTTTGACCTTGACTGTTATTGGGAAGTGTGCGTGAACCATCTTCAGCTTATATCTGAATCCTTCGGTGACTCCTCTTATCATGTTCTTTATGTGGGATGCTGCTGTTCCAACCATTGCATACTCTCTCTTCCTCGGCCATTCCGTCTTTACTCTCAATCTTCCATCTTCCAAATTTATTGTCACCGGCATATGGGAGAAGTC
Proteins encoded:
- a CDS encoding 50S ribosomal protein L14e — translated: MSMIEVGAVCVKTYGREKGRRCVVIDTIDKNFVLVTGPPELTGVKRRRANIKHLEPTGEKIDVRKGSSDEEVAQILQRKGQPQPAKKKSRQTKSKLEKGHADE
- a CDS encoding UPF0175 family protein, translating into MSETISLRLPRETIKKLRELAEKEGKDRSALIREILEHGVKEKNLDHAVELYRRGQITGWKAAHLAGVSLWNLYKILAERGVLIQYSEHDLEEDLKA
- a CDS encoding uL30 family ribosomal protein; this translates as MGCLKINRTLQRLNRSMEVQSKAGCLLAVRVRGSAGVPDDIENILKTLGLKRVNMAKIFEDTPETRGALRKVKDRVFWSEANSQILTKLFKARSGLTDGYVKESFGVDIQSLAEMLTSGRLRPKDLEAKGLKTVFKLHPPKGGFKRSLKNPEGRGGEVGYRKETFKQTIERMI
- a CDS encoding adenylate kinase, producing the protein MPLRVIVTGTPGVGKSTVLEELSKLAMQENLKVEIVNFGTVMSRLLEAEGKKLHRDMIRRQDLNLQRRIQLEAAEKIAGMEGEVTIVDTHVAVKTSLGYLPGLPEHVLKRLKPNLIIMVEAEPAEIEERRRRDQDRMRIENEAGEVSTDIEWSRRMAAACSVIAGVPVKTVKNFEGQRLKAAREILSLIMEVHGKDV
- a CDS encoding 50S ribosomal protein L19e, translated to MNLKSQRRLAASIMNLGESRIWIDPEQLDRVEGAITKDEIRRLIHEGVIRAKPKRGVSRGRRRVEVEKGRGPGSKEGSKSLEKRIWIQRIRAIRMRLRELKTRRMITREVYRRLMPMAKGGMFKSKTHLNEYLQSHGLIRRR
- a CDS encoding 50S ribosomal protein L18; this encodes MAHGPKYNLPFRRRREGKTDYRLRRALLTSNLPRLVIRVTGKHSIAQIVEATPKGDVTLASATSMELAKKYGWKGGCGNLPAAYLTGLLAGLRAGLKNIKEAVADIGLRRVTKGSRVFTVLKGALDSGLDIPHGENILPEEARIKGEHVASYAAETSSNPEEYKRRYSRYLKAGLKPEDLPQHFEEVKTRILESYRKEM
- a CDS encoding 50S ribosomal protein L32e; the protein is MKMAPRKMRLRRIKPKVRRQESWRYVRVKESWRRPRGKTSRVRLRRRGWPAMPMVGYRRPKTYRGLHPSGYRERLIHNVKELEGLNPEVYAVRIGHRVGGRKRAEIIDQAQRLGFKILNVGGAPAPIQEQPTETEPEQTQRHETEGVDGGELGGAEADQK
- a CDS encoding DUF106 domain-containing protein yields the protein MVKMFDQLWTWLMTALQPYGPRPYSTIFIAAVAFILSLTTNLANRLLVDVERMKSVMEEVKAWRREYELARKTNNKQLMAKVMKRQKAIMQLQGKASWDRMKVSLTYIGPFWIIFYILSSFFQDTTVALSPFTFPYLLGEKLPFISWYIICSLAMSLPMSRLLGANPEMS
- a CDS encoding 30S ribosomal protein S5 produces the protein MGERPQSQAGAGWTPKTKIGILVQEGKITSIDEIFMQGQKIQEPEIVDLLLPNLQEKVLGIGFVQKQTDAGESSRFRAVVAVGNGDGYIGVGLGKAKQVRNAIDKATLQAKMAVIPVRRGCGSWECSCNLPHSLPFKVRGKCGSVEIEIIPGPRGLGLVGGELAKTILELAGIRDCWTRSFGSTKTLTSISYAVYDALRNTYRMVTAESWVA
- a CDS encoding uL15 family ribosomal protein; translated protein: MRGSRTCGWGRSGQHRKGGMRGGRGKAGTFKHKWPSVLRYGWELRKKGFTSPKTLKDEGKVINVGELERLIEESGSKGDVVNLTELGYVKLLGGGRISRPLNIEVNEASEAAKRKIMEAGGTLKVREAK
- a CDS encoding DUF3368 domain-containing protein codes for the protein MPIVSNTSPLIWLSKVGRITLLKKLFDEVIIPEEVYKEVVERSLQEGFSDALAIKECIDQGWIKILKLNERETELREKMMKKAFEIHVGEAQAIILARKTDALLLMDESSGRAFAETFGLKVKGTIYVVMKAFREKLIDRTETKEMMLALVSKGFRIEPKLLARILREIDTHMPEDKR
- a CDS encoding 50S ribosomal protein L6; translated protein: MTPILELAERTVEIPEGVKVEVSGRRVKVEGPRGSLTRDFSHMPVTINLEDGRLRVKTEWPRKREYAMVGTAASHIKNMIRGVTEGFRYKLKMVHAHFPITVKVKEKERILLIENFTGERSPRKVELLGDVSVKVSGEEITVEGINIEDVSQTAANIEAATKIKDKDQRVFLDGIYIFEKG
- the secY gene encoding preprotein translocase subunit SecY, with product MPRFIEIFKPFIKYLPDIKKPERITFNEKLVWTAIALILYLIMSEVPLYGVGKGGAQDPLGALRVIFASSRGTLMELGIGPIVTGGLILQILSGSKMIDVDMTNPEDRSLFTGASKILAVLMTIFEALAYILGGAYGPLKVQTQIAILSQLVASGLILILLDEMLQKGWGLGSGISLFIAAGVAQRIWWDMVAPMGPMQDGKFLGALIAFTQSLQLGEGIKALYRGGGLPDMVGLLTTVAVVIIVIYVNGLKVSVPVSYAKYRGFRGAFPIKFLYTSNIPVIFAAALMGNIYFITQILWQRYNQTNTNFWLNLLGTYKVTEGHIEPTGGLIYYLAPPRSLTGLLGDPFRAAVYAGLFILMCIFFSVTWVEVGGMDPKTVAKQLIDSGMQIEGFRRSSLPIQQLLSRYIPTVTVLGGATVGAIAASADFLGAFGSGTGILLTVGILEQYYQILVKERMSEMFPALRGFLGE
- a CDS encoding AAA family ATPase, translated to MGIVITVGGLHGTGKTTYSKALAEHLGLRHVSAGDLFRRLAEEKNLSLEGLAELAEADPTIDREIDNRIVQEAERGDVILDGQLAAWMVDGKADLKILLIAPKDVRIRRIAERENLTFQEAEASTLAREEAEKKRYMKIYNIDVADPSIYDLIVDTNLYPLEEMKKILNKIVDDYIQTLKERRRRV